The following proteins are co-located in the Streptomyces sp. DT2A-34 genome:
- a CDS encoding low specificity L-threonine aldolase, translated as MSDTTRQSEHLQDQISDEERRKQLRERHIAAQRSTQRVFARHGFQKTLQERLALLDAAKDLYDLDEPSDIYGNGVVEVLEEKVAALLGLEAAAFFPTGTMAQQVALRCWAARTGNATVALHALSHPEVHERNAFSQVSGLRPVRVTSEPRLPTAAEVRDFEEPCGALMLELPLRDAGFVLPTWQELTEVVEAARERDAVVHFDGARLWESTVHFDRPLTEIAGLADSVYVSFYKSLDGFGGAALVGPKTLVEEAKVWRHRYGGQVFQQFPTALSALVGLERELPRLPEYVAHARMVATALREGFATAGVPWARVYPEVPHTHDFQVWLPYDAEVAMEAAVRTAEETESMLFAYGWDQKGPGLSFTEVHVRAPGLEWTAEDVKAAVAAFVRRLPR; from the coding sequence GTGAGTGATACGACGCGGCAGAGCGAACACCTCCAGGATCAGATATCCGACGAGGAACGGCGCAAGCAGCTCCGCGAGCGGCACATCGCCGCCCAGCGGAGCACCCAGCGCGTGTTCGCGCGCCACGGTTTCCAGAAGACCCTCCAGGAGCGCCTGGCTCTGCTGGACGCGGCAAAGGACTTGTACGACCTGGACGAGCCGTCGGACATCTACGGCAACGGCGTCGTCGAGGTTTTGGAGGAGAAGGTCGCCGCACTGCTCGGCCTGGAGGCCGCCGCTTTCTTCCCGACGGGCACGATGGCCCAACAGGTGGCCCTGCGCTGCTGGGCGGCCCGCACCGGCAACGCGACCGTCGCCCTGCACGCGCTGAGCCATCCCGAGGTGCACGAGCGGAACGCGTTCAGCCAGGTCAGCGGCCTGCGCCCGGTGCGGGTGACCAGCGAGCCCCGGCTGCCGACCGCCGCCGAGGTGCGCGACTTCGAGGAGCCCTGCGGGGCGCTGATGCTCGAACTCCCCCTCCGAGACGCCGGTTTCGTGCTGCCCACCTGGCAGGAGCTCACCGAGGTCGTGGAGGCCGCGCGGGAGCGTGACGCGGTGGTGCACTTCGACGGCGCGCGCCTGTGGGAGTCCACCGTCCACTTCGACCGCCCGCTGACGGAGATCGCAGGCCTGGCGGACAGCGTGTACGTGTCGTTTTACAAATCACTCGACGGGTTCGGGGGCGCGGCGCTGGTCGGACCGAAGACCCTCGTCGAGGAGGCGAAGGTCTGGCGGCACAGGTACGGCGGCCAGGTGTTCCAGCAGTTCCCCACAGCGCTGTCAGCGCTGGTTGGCCTGGAGAGGGAGCTGCCCCGGCTGCCGGAGTACGTGGCCCACGCGCGCATGGTGGCTACTGCGCTGCGCGAGGGCTTCGCGACGGCCGGCGTGCCGTGGGCGCGCGTGTACCCCGAGGTGCCGCACACCCACGACTTCCAGGTCTGGCTGCCGTACGACGCCGAGGTCGCCATGGAAGCGGCGGTCCGGACGGCCGAGGAGACGGAGAGCATGCTCTTCGCCTACGGCTGGGACCAGAAAGGCCCAGGCCTGTCCTTCACCGAGGTCCATGTACGGGCCCCCGGCCTGGAATGGACGGCCGAGGATGTGAAGGCGGCGGTCGCGGCCTTTGTCCGCCGCCTCCCGCGCTGA
- a CDS encoding AAA family ATPase, producing MLLWINGPFGGGKTQTAHEIQRRLPGSVICDPEHPGFGLRRMLPPELRGNFQDLASWRQGVVEVLDLALTKHDGVVIAPMTVTDPDYFTETVGRLRELGHDVRHFTLLAERETVLRRLRERGFGHLLQYVAGKNAGKNVGLGRESWAVQQLDHCLERLREPEFAEHLWTDHSTVPKTADRIAVLAGLRLRPNNEGALRTRLRQAGVGIRHIRFD from the coding sequence ATGCTCCTGTGGATCAACGGCCCCTTCGGGGGTGGCAAGACACAGACCGCACACGAGATCCAGCGCCGCCTGCCCGGCAGTGTCATCTGCGACCCGGAGCACCCCGGGTTCGGCCTGCGCCGCATGCTTCCGCCGGAACTGCGCGGGAACTTCCAGGACCTGGCCTCCTGGCGGCAGGGTGTCGTCGAGGTCCTCGACCTCGCCCTCACCAAGCACGACGGCGTGGTGATCGCCCCGATGACGGTCACCGACCCGGACTACTTCACCGAGACGGTCGGCCGACTACGCGAACTCGGCCACGACGTACGGCACTTCACGCTGCTCGCCGAGCGCGAGACCGTCCTGAGGCGGCTGCGCGAGCGTGGCTTCGGGCACCTCCTTCAGTACGTCGCCGGGAAGAACGCCGGGAAGAACGTCGGGCTGGGCCGGGAGAGTTGGGCCGTCCAGCAGCTCGACCACTGTCTGGAGCGGCTGCGCGAGCCGGAGTTCGCCGAGCACCTGTGGACGGACCACTCGACCGTGCCGAAGACGGCGGACCGCATCGCCGTCCTGGCGGGGCTGCGGCTCCGGCCGAACAACGAGGGTGCGCTGCGCACTCGCCTGCGGCAGGCGGGGGTCGGCATCAGGCACATCCGGTTCGACTGA
- a CDS encoding response regulator transcription factor: MTIRVMLVDDQVLLRTGFRMVLAAQPDMEVVAEAGDGVEALQVLRSTPVDVVLMDVRMPKLDGVETTRRICSEPDPPKVLILTTFDLDEYAFSGLKAGASGFMLKDVPPGELLGAIRSVHSGDAVVAPSTTRRLLDRFAPMLPSAGKEPQHKELERLTDREREVMVLVAQGLSNGEIAARLVLSEATVKTHVGRILTKLGLRDRVQVVVLAYETGLVRAGGHG, translated from the coding sequence ATGACGATCCGCGTGATGCTCGTCGACGACCAGGTGCTGCTGCGCACCGGGTTCCGGATGGTGCTCGCCGCCCAGCCGGACATGGAGGTCGTCGCGGAGGCGGGCGACGGCGTCGAGGCCCTCCAGGTGCTGCGCTCGACCCCCGTCGACGTCGTGCTGATGGACGTGCGCATGCCGAAGCTGGACGGGGTGGAGACCACCCGCCGTATCTGCTCGGAGCCCGACCCGCCCAAGGTGCTGATCCTGACCACCTTCGACCTCGACGAGTACGCCTTCTCCGGGCTGAAGGCGGGCGCCTCCGGCTTCATGCTCAAGGACGTGCCGCCCGGCGAACTCCTCGGCGCCATCCGGTCCGTGCACAGCGGCGACGCGGTGGTGGCCCCCTCGACGACCCGGCGCCTGCTGGACCGGTTCGCCCCCATGCTGCCCTCCGCCGGCAAGGAGCCCCAGCACAAGGAGCTGGAGCGGCTCACCGACCGCGAGCGCGAGGTCATGGTGCTGGTCGCGCAGGGCCTGTCCAACGGCGAGATCGCCGCCCGGCTGGTGCTGTCCGAGGCGACGGTGAAGACCCACGTCGGCCGCATCCTGACCAAGCTGGGGCTGCGCGACCGCGTGCAGGTGGTGGTCCTGGCCTACGAGACGGGGCTGGTCCGGGCGGGCGGGCACGGCTGA
- a CDS encoding sensor histidine kinase yields MQRLYDFLRRHPTWVDSFWAVLLLGISGMVEAARVETEDVPGTDSPVAIVPVVILLCLVIALRRRMPEKMLLLAIGVGLAQLALDVATTPANFAFLVITYTVAATGARWASRLALAVSLFAAPLAQVRWPEKDSSGLGTLALMIFMTVPFALAWVLGDSIRTRRAYYEQLEERATRLEKEREAQAKVAVAAERARIARELHDVVAHNVSVMVVQADGAAYVLDAAPDQAKKALETISSTGRQALAEMRRLLGVLRTGEHQEGGEYVPQPDVEQIDDLIQQCRTSGLPVDFKVEGTPRPLPSGVELTAYRIVQEALTNTRKHGGPNAGASVRLVYFDDGLGLLVEDDGKGAPHELYEEGGADGQGHGLIGMRERVGMVGGTLDAGPRPGGGFRISALLPLKPAH; encoded by the coding sequence GTGCAACGCCTCTATGACTTTCTCCGCAGGCACCCGACATGGGTCGACAGCTTCTGGGCCGTCCTCCTCCTCGGGATCTCCGGGATGGTCGAAGCCGCCCGTGTGGAGACCGAGGACGTTCCGGGCACCGACTCCCCGGTGGCCATCGTCCCGGTCGTCATCCTGCTGTGCCTGGTGATCGCGTTGCGCCGGCGCATGCCGGAGAAGATGCTGCTGCTGGCCATCGGCGTGGGGCTGGCGCAGCTGGCGCTGGACGTGGCGACGACGCCCGCCAACTTCGCCTTCCTGGTGATCACCTACACCGTGGCCGCGACCGGCGCCCGCTGGGCCTCCCGGCTCGCGCTGGCCGTGTCCCTGTTCGCGGCGCCCCTGGCACAGGTGCGCTGGCCGGAGAAGGACTCGAGCGGCCTGGGCACCCTGGCCCTGATGATCTTCATGACGGTGCCGTTCGCGCTCGCCTGGGTGCTCGGCGACTCGATCCGCACCCGCCGCGCCTACTACGAGCAGCTCGAGGAGCGCGCGACCCGGCTCGAAAAGGAGCGCGAGGCGCAGGCCAAGGTCGCGGTCGCCGCCGAACGCGCCCGGATCGCGCGCGAGCTGCACGACGTCGTCGCGCACAACGTCTCGGTGATGGTGGTGCAGGCCGACGGCGCCGCCTACGTCCTCGACGCCGCCCCGGACCAGGCCAAGAAAGCCCTGGAGACCATCTCCTCCACCGGCCGCCAGGCCCTCGCCGAAATGCGCCGCCTGCTCGGTGTGCTGCGCACCGGCGAGCACCAGGAGGGCGGCGAGTACGTCCCGCAGCCCGACGTCGAGCAGATCGACGACCTCATCCAGCAGTGCCGCACCTCCGGCCTGCCGGTCGACTTCAAGGTCGAGGGCACCCCGCGCCCGCTGCCCAGCGGCGTCGAGCTCACGGCGTACCGCATCGTGCAGGAGGCGCTCACCAACACCCGCAAGCACGGCGGGCCGAACGCGGGCGCGAGCGTGCGCCTGGTCTACTTCGACGACGGTCTCGGCCTGCTCGTCGAGGACGACGGCAAGGGCGCCCCGCACGAGCTGTACGAGGAGGGCGGCGCCGACGGGCAGGGGCACGGCCTGATCGGTATGCGCGAGCGGGTCGGCATGGTCGGCGGCACCCTGGACGCGGGGCCGCGCCCGGGCGGAGGATTCCGGATCAGTGCGCTGCTGCCGCTCAAACCAGCGCACTGA
- a CDS encoding SAM-dependent methyltransferase, whose product MTAETTDEWLGWRTAAEAALYGPEGFYRRPEGPAGHFRTSVHASPLFAGAVARLLCRVDEALGRPASLGFVDMGAGRGELVTRVLAALPAEVAARTRAYAVEVADRPETLDHRIEWLSRPPQRISGLLFANEWLDNVPVEVAEVDATGVPRLVLVRRDGAERLGGPVTGAEAEWLARWWPLGGAEGARATEGEPAGQGLRAEIGLPRDEAWAAAVATLNQGLAVAVDYAHTAPARPPFGTLTGFREGRETAPVPDGSCDITAHVALDACALPGARLLSQREALRALGITGARPALGLASTHPAAYVRALASAGEAAELTATGGLGDFGWLVQPVGIPDVLVD is encoded by the coding sequence GTGACAGCAGAGACGACGGACGAGTGGCTCGGGTGGCGCACGGCAGCGGAAGCCGCCCTCTACGGCCCGGAGGGCTTCTATCGCCGCCCCGAGGGACCGGCGGGCCACTTCCGTACGTCCGTCCACGCCTCGCCGCTCTTCGCCGGTGCCGTGGCCCGGCTGCTGTGCCGGGTCGACGAGGCGCTGGGCCGGCCCGCCTCGCTCGGCTTCGTCGACATGGGCGCGGGGCGGGGCGAGCTGGTCACCCGCGTACTGGCCGCGCTCCCCGCCGAAGTGGCGGCACGCACGCGTGCGTACGCCGTCGAGGTCGCCGACCGCCCGGAAACCCTGGATCACCGGATCGAGTGGCTGTCCCGGCCGCCTCAGCGGATCTCGGGCCTGCTGTTCGCCAACGAGTGGCTGGACAACGTCCCCGTGGAGGTCGCGGAGGTGGACGCCACGGGCGTACCGCGCCTGGTTCTCGTACGACGGGACGGGGCCGAACGCCTCGGGGGGCCGGTCACCGGGGCGGAGGCGGAGTGGCTGGCGCGGTGGTGGCCGCTGGGGGGCGCGGAGGGGGCGCGCGCCACCGAGGGCGAGCCGGCCGGGCAAGGGCTGCGGGCCGAGATCGGGCTGCCGCGGGACGAGGCCTGGGCCGCCGCCGTCGCGACACTGAACCAGGGCCTCGCGGTCGCCGTGGACTACGCGCACACAGCGCCCGCCCGGCCGCCCTTCGGGACGCTCACCGGCTTCCGCGAGGGGCGGGAGACGGCGCCCGTACCGGACGGTTCGTGCGACATCACGGCCCACGTGGCGCTGGACGCGTGCGCGCTGCCCGGCGCACGCCTGCTGTCCCAACGCGAGGCGCTGCGCGCCCTCGGCATCACAGGCGCACGCCCCGCACTCGGCCTGGCCTCCACACACCCGGCCGCATACGTACGCGCCCTCGCGAGCGCCGGCGAAGCCGCCGAGCTCACGGCCACGGGCGGGCTCGGGGACTTCGGCTGGCTGGTGCAGCCCGTTGGAATTCCGGACGTACTGGTGGACTGA
- a CDS encoding NADH-quinone oxidoreductase subunit D, producing the protein MTPTTETMVGIGGAAESTDMVLNIGPQHPSTHGVLRLKLVLDGERITRAEPVIGYMHRGAEKLFEARDYRQIIMLANRHDWLSAFSNELGVVLAVERMLGMEVPERAVWTRTLLAELNRVLNHLMFLGSYPLELGGITPIFYAFTEREELQHVMEEVSGGRMHYMFNRVGGLKEDLPAGWTTRARTAVADVRSRMDRFDDLVLGNEIFRGRTRGVGVLAPETVHAYGASGPIARASGVDFDLRRDEPYLAYGELQDVLKVVTREEGDCLARFECLLEQTHNALDLADACLDRLAELPPGPINQRLPKVLKAPEGHTYAWTENPLGINGYYLVSKGEKTPYRLKLRSASYNNIQVLVELLPGTLVADMVAILGSMFFVVGDIDK; encoded by the coding sequence ATGACTCCTACGACGGAGACCATGGTCGGCATCGGCGGCGCCGCGGAGAGCACCGACATGGTGCTCAACATCGGCCCCCAGCACCCGTCCACGCACGGCGTGCTGCGCCTCAAGCTCGTCCTGGACGGCGAGCGCATCACGCGCGCGGAGCCGGTGATCGGCTATATGCACCGCGGTGCGGAGAAGCTGTTCGAGGCCCGCGACTACCGCCAGATCATCATGCTCGCCAACCGCCACGACTGGCTGTCGGCCTTCTCCAACGAGCTGGGCGTCGTCCTCGCCGTGGAGCGCATGCTCGGCATGGAGGTGCCCGAGCGGGCGGTATGGACGCGCACGCTCCTCGCGGAGCTGAACCGGGTGCTCAACCACCTGATGTTCCTGGGGTCGTACCCGCTGGAGCTGGGCGGGATCACGCCGATCTTCTACGCCTTCACCGAGCGCGAGGAACTCCAGCACGTCATGGAGGAGGTCTCCGGCGGGCGGATGCACTACATGTTCAACCGGGTGGGGGGCCTGAAGGAGGACCTGCCCGCCGGCTGGACCACGCGCGCGCGTACCGCCGTCGCCGACGTGCGCTCGCGCATGGACCGGTTCGACGACCTGGTCCTCGGCAACGAGATCTTCCGCGGGCGCACGCGGGGCGTGGGCGTCCTCGCGCCGGAGACCGTGCACGCGTACGGCGCGAGCGGGCCGATCGCGCGCGCCTCGGGCGTCGACTTCGACCTGCGCCGCGACGAGCCCTATCTCGCCTACGGCGAGCTGCAGGACGTCCTGAAGGTGGTGACTCGCGAGGAGGGCGACTGCCTCGCCCGGTTCGAGTGCCTGCTGGAGCAGACCCACAACGCCCTCGACCTCGCCGACGCCTGCCTCGACCGGCTCGCCGAGCTGCCGCCGGGGCCGATCAACCAGCGGCTCCCCAAGGTGCTGAAGGCGCCCGAGGGCCACACATACGCGTGGACCGAGAACCCACTCGGCATCAACGGCTACTACCTCGTCAGCAAGGGCGAGAAGACGCCGTACCGGCTCAAGCTGCGCTCGGCGTCGTACAACAACATCCAGGTGCTGGTCGAGCTGCTGCCGGGGACGCTGGTCGCGGACATGGTGGCGATTTTGGGGTCGATGTTCTTCGTGGTGGGGGACATCGACAAGTAG
- a CDS encoding PH domain-containing protein: METGSPEHTGAAGDERAGDERVEAEQAGDEQAGAEPGWTGLPPRLLRMRRLLLVVWLGLLTIGLALLLGLLVGAGWAAFALVPLVLMAWGWVMLGRNWRSWRYAERADDLLISRGVLWREETVVPYGRMQLVEVTSGPVERHFGLASVQLHTAAAATDATIPGLDPAEAERLRDRLTELGEARSAGL, encoded by the coding sequence ATGGAGACGGGGAGCCCGGAGCACACCGGGGCAGCGGGAGACGAGCGGGCGGGGGACGAACGGGTGGAGGCCGAGCAGGCGGGGGACGAGCAGGCGGGGGCCGAGCCGGGGTGGACCGGGCTGCCGCCGAGGCTGCTGAGGATGCGGCGGCTGTTGCTGGTGGTGTGGCTGGGGCTGCTGACGATCGGGCTGGCGCTGCTGCTCGGGCTGCTCGTCGGGGCCGGCTGGGCCGCCTTCGCGCTGGTGCCGCTGGTCCTGATGGCCTGGGGGTGGGTGATGCTCGGCCGTAACTGGCGTTCGTGGCGCTACGCCGAGCGCGCGGACGACCTGCTGATCAGCCGGGGCGTGCTGTGGCGCGAGGAGACGGTCGTGCCCTACGGCCGGATGCAGCTGGTCGAGGTCACCTCCGGCCCCGTGGAGCGGCACTTCGGCCTGGCCAGCGTGCAGCTGCACACGGCCGCCGCGGCCACCGACGCCACCATCCCCGGCCTCGACCCGGCCGAGGCGGAACGGTTGCGCGACCGGCTCACCGAGCTGGGCGAGGCCCGATCGGCCGGGCTGTGA
- a CDS encoding PH domain-containing protein, whose translation MTTPGVDDAVREKRPVTERRLHPVTPLRRAWAPVAVLIGWAVHDPDQAQRQLTRLTTTTLVLALAVLVPAAALYGFLTWWFTHFAVTDTELRIRTGLVFRRTAHIRLERLQAVDITQPLLARVAGVAKLKLDVIGTDKKDELAFLGAEEARALRAELLARAAGFAPETAHEVGEAPSRELLRVPPGVLAVSLVLTGATWATLAAAVVVPAVLWLATESAWTVLATAVPLFGAAGASSVGRFVTEYDWTVGESPDGLRLDHGLLDRAHETVPPGRVQTVRIVEPLLWRRRGWVRVELDVAGSSNSVLLPVAPREVAESVVARVLPGVTVPPRASLSRPPRRAGRCVPVWWRGYGLAVTDAVFAARTGLFRRSLALVPHAKVQSVRLAQGPWERLWGVADVRVDTGANKTVTARLRDAGEAAELLRGQAARSRTGRRDARPDRWMA comes from the coding sequence GTGACGACGCCCGGCGTCGACGACGCCGTACGCGAGAAGCGACCCGTGACCGAACGGCGGCTGCACCCCGTGACACCGCTCAGGCGCGCGTGGGCGCCGGTCGCCGTGCTCATCGGGTGGGCGGTGCACGACCCCGACCAGGCGCAGCGCCAGCTGACCAGGCTGACGACCACCACGCTTGTGCTCGCGCTCGCCGTGCTCGTCCCCGCCGCCGCCCTGTACGGCTTCCTCACCTGGTGGTTCACGCACTTCGCGGTGACCGACACCGAACTGCGCATCCGCACCGGCCTGGTGTTCCGGCGCACCGCGCACATCCGGCTGGAACGCCTCCAGGCCGTCGACATCACCCAGCCGCTCCTCGCGCGCGTGGCGGGCGTCGCGAAGCTCAAGCTCGACGTCATAGGCACGGACAAGAAGGACGAACTCGCCTTCCTGGGCGCGGAGGAGGCGCGTGCGCTCCGCGCGGAACTCCTCGCGCGCGCCGCCGGTTTCGCGCCCGAGACGGCGCACGAGGTCGGCGAGGCGCCGTCCCGGGAGCTGCTGCGCGTGCCACCGGGTGTCCTGGCCGTCTCGCTCGTGCTGACCGGCGCGACCTGGGCGACGCTGGCCGCCGCGGTCGTCGTACCGGCCGTTCTCTGGCTGGCCACGGAGAGCGCGTGGACCGTCCTCGCGACCGCGGTTCCGCTGTTCGGCGCGGCGGGCGCGAGCAGCGTGGGGCGGTTCGTCACCGAGTACGACTGGACGGTGGGCGAGTCGCCGGACGGGCTGCGTCTCGACCACGGCCTGCTCGACCGGGCGCACGAGACGGTGCCGCCCGGCCGCGTCCAGACCGTACGGATCGTCGAACCGCTGCTGTGGCGGCGGCGCGGCTGGGTGCGGGTGGAACTGGACGTGGCGGGCTCGTCCAACTCGGTCCTGCTGCCGGTCGCCCCGCGCGAGGTCGCCGAGTCGGTCGTCGCGCGCGTGCTGCCCGGGGTGACCGTCCCGCCGCGCGCGTCGCTGTCCCGTCCGCCGCGGCGGGCGGGCCGGTGCGTGCCGGTGTGGTGGCGCGGGTACGGCCTGGCCGTCACGGACGCGGTGTTCGCCGCCCGGACCGGCCTCTTCCGGCGGAGCCTGGCGCTCGTGCCGCACGCGAAGGTCCAGAGCGTACGGCTGGCTCAGGGGCCGTGGGAGCGGCTGTGGGGCGTGGCCGACGTACGCGTGGACACCGGGGCCAACAAGACGGTGACCGCCCGGCTGCGGGACGCCGGGGAGGCGGCGGAGCTGCTGCGGGGGCAGGCGGCGCGGTCGCGCACGGGGCGGAGGGACGCCCGGCCGGATCGGTGGATGGCCTGA
- a CDS encoding esterase family protein: MGLTSDKVLALAVLAAVGLFVGTVWLWPRLARRGWRNVGGRVGLLLSTQVMLFAAVGLVANQAFGFYASWADLFGQETGQGVVVDHTPAGGPLEVVDTRRVPGAASARPHRGGQIQKIDIVGRTTHIATPAYVYLPPEYFQPQYRTRTFPAAVVLTGYPGTAQALVDKLDYPRTAARLAEDGRMQPMILVMMRPTVAPPRDTECVDIPGGPQTETFFAKDLVDAVSGHYRVGGKPGSWGIIGDSTGGYCALKLAMHHPRVYAAGAGLSAYYKAPIDATTGDLFHGDEELRNRANLWWYLKHMPAPDTSLLVSSSKVGESNYKDTLKFIERVKATKLTRISSIILESGGHNFNTWRREIPGTLEWMSGRLSGR, translated from the coding sequence ATGGGTCTCACGAGCGACAAGGTGCTGGCGCTGGCGGTTCTGGCCGCCGTAGGGCTGTTCGTCGGCACGGTGTGGCTGTGGCCACGGCTGGCGCGGCGCGGCTGGCGGAACGTGGGCGGGCGCGTCGGTCTGCTGCTCTCCACACAGGTGATGCTCTTCGCGGCGGTCGGTCTCGTCGCCAACCAGGCGTTCGGGTTCTACGCCAGTTGGGCCGACCTGTTCGGGCAGGAGACCGGCCAGGGCGTCGTCGTGGACCACACGCCGGCCGGCGGGCCGCTGGAGGTCGTCGACACGCGGCGGGTGCCCGGGGCGGCCAGTGCCCGGCCGCACAGGGGCGGGCAGATCCAGAAGATCGACATCGTGGGCCGTACGACCCACATCGCGACGCCCGCGTACGTCTATCTGCCGCCGGAGTATTTTCAGCCGCAGTACCGCACGCGCACGTTCCCTGCGGCCGTCGTCCTCACCGGTTATCCGGGGACGGCCCAGGCGCTGGTGGACAAGCTCGACTATCCGCGCACGGCCGCGAGGCTTGCCGAGGACGGTCGTATGCAGCCGATGATCCTGGTGATGATGCGGCCGACCGTGGCCCCGCCGCGGGACACGGAATGCGTGGACATCCCGGGCGGCCCGCAGACCGAGACGTTCTTCGCCAAAGATCTGGTCGATGCCGTGAGCGGCCACTACAGGGTGGGCGGGAAACCGGGCAGCTGGGGCATCATCGGGGACTCCACGGGCGGCTACTGCGCGTTGAAGCTCGCCATGCACCATCCCCGGGTGTACGCCGCCGGGGCGGGGCTTTCCGCGTACTACAAGGCGCCGATCGACGCGACTACGGGCGATCTCTTCCACGGCGACGAGGAACTGCGCAATCGCGCGAACCTGTGGTGGTACCTCAAGCACATGCCCGCTCCGGACACTTCACTGCTCGTCAGCAGCAGCAAAGTTGGAGAATCCAACTACAAGGACACGTTGAAGTTCATTGAGCGTGTGAAGGCCACGAAGCTGACGCGGATCTCGTCGATCATCCTGGAAAGCGGGGGGCACAACTTCAACACCTGGCGGCGGGAGATTCCGGGGACGCTGGAGTGGATGAGCGGGCGGCTGAGCGGCAGGTGA
- a CDS encoding phosphatidylglycerol lysyltransferase domain-containing protein: protein MSGGVPQRSSQVRHLPGRVRHLLRGPRPEAVPVLVGRACALVGLLDIAAGVFPRFRHSRMHAIAEVLPGSTGPFAAALSLSAGVLLLLLAHGLKRGKRRAWRAAVVLLPAGAVAQFTYRHSLVGVLISVVLLAALLRHRDQFAALPDPRSRWRALANFVLMSAGSLALGLVIVSAHPETLVGDPSLADRIAHVIYGLFGFEGPVAYEGNTSWTVAFSLGALGWITAVTTIYLAFRPEHPAAHLTEDDEARLRALLVKHGGRDSLGHFALRRDKAVVFSPSGKAAVTYRVVSGVMLASGDPIGDVEAWPGAIERFMDEAKAHSWTPAVMGCSETGAEVWTRETGLDALELGDEAVVDVPDFSLAGRAMRNVRQMVKRIERAGYETRVRRVRDLGEAELDRIRRAAEDWRGTDTERGFSMALGRIGDTADGDCLIATAHKADEEPGPYGDLKAILHFVPWGTDGVSLDLMRRDRSADPGMNELLIVAALQAAPKFGIARVSLNFAMFRSALARGEKIGAGPVLRAWRGLLVFLSRWFQIESLYKFNAKFQPRWEPRFVVYRASADLPRLGFAAMQAEGFVNLALPLPRFLRRRTTAPRPCPHSVAERDVRAA, encoded by the coding sequence ATGTCGGGCGGGGTTCCTCAACGATCGAGCCAGGTACGGCACCTGCCGGGCCGAGTACGGCATCTGCTCCGCGGCCCGCGCCCGGAGGCCGTTCCCGTTCTCGTCGGCAGGGCCTGCGCCCTGGTGGGCCTGCTGGACATCGCCGCGGGCGTCTTCCCGCGCTTCCGGCACAGCCGTATGCACGCCATCGCCGAGGTGCTGCCGGGCTCGACGGGCCCGTTCGCGGCCGCGCTGTCGCTCAGCGCGGGCGTGCTGCTGCTCCTGCTCGCCCACGGTCTCAAGCGCGGCAAGCGGCGGGCGTGGCGCGCCGCGGTCGTGCTGCTGCCGGCCGGAGCGGTCGCACAGTTCACGTACCGCCACTCCCTGGTGGGCGTCCTGATCTCTGTCGTGCTGCTCGCAGCCCTGTTGCGCCATCGCGACCAGTTCGCGGCGCTGCCCGACCCGCGCAGCAGGTGGCGCGCGCTGGCCAACTTCGTCCTCATGAGCGCCGGTTCCCTCGCCCTCGGGCTGGTCATCGTCAGCGCCCATCCGGAGACCCTGGTCGGCGACCCGAGCCTGGCCGACCGCATCGCGCACGTCATCTACGGCCTGTTCGGCTTCGAGGGCCCGGTCGCCTACGAGGGCAACACCTCGTGGACGGTCGCCTTCTCCCTGGGCGCCCTCGGCTGGATCACGGCGGTCACCACGATCTACCTCGCCTTCCGCCCCGAACACCCCGCCGCCCACCTCACCGAGGACGACGAGGCACGCCTGCGTGCCCTGCTGGTCAAGCACGGCGGCCGCGACTCCCTCGGCCACTTCGCGCTGCGCCGCGACAAGGCCGTCGTCTTCTCCCCCAGCGGCAAGGCGGCGGTGACGTACCGCGTGGTCTCGGGCGTGATGCTCGCCAGCGGCGACCCGATCGGCGACGTCGAGGCCTGGCCCGGCGCCATCGAGCGCTTCATGGACGAGGCCAAGGCCCACTCCTGGACCCCGGCCGTCATGGGCTGCTCCGAGACCGGCGCCGAGGTGTGGACCCGCGAGACCGGGCTCGACGCCCTCGAACTGGGCGACGAGGCGGTGGTGGACGTCCCGGATTTCTCGCTCGCCGGCCGCGCGATGCGCAACGTACGTCAGATGGTCAAGCGCATCGAGCGCGCCGGTTACGAGACCCGGGTACGGCGCGTCCGTGACCTCGGCGAGGCCGAGCTGGACCGCATCCGCCGCGCCGCCGAGGACTGGCGCGGCACCGACACCGAGCGCGGCTTCTCCATGGCGCTGGGCCGCATCGGCGACACGGCCGACGGTGACTGTCTCATCGCCACCGCGCACAAGGCGGACGAGGAGCCGGGTCCGTACGGCGACCTCAAGGCGATCCTCCACTTCGTGCCGTGGGGCACGGACGGCGTCTCGCTGGACCTGATGCGCCGCGACCGCTCGGCCGACCCCGGCATGAACGAACTGCTGATCGTGGCCGCGCTCCAGGCCGCCCCGAAGTTCGGCATCGCGCGCGTGTCCCTCAACTTCGCCATGTTCCGCTCGGCCCTGGCGCGCGGCGAGAAGATCGGCGCGGGTCCCGTGCTGCGCGCCTGGCGCGGCCTGCTGGTGTTCCTGTCCCGCTGGTTCCAGATCGAGTCCCTGTACAAGTTCAACGCCAAGTTCCAGCCCCGCTGGGAGCCCCGCTTCGTCGTCTACCGCGCCTCCGCCGACCTGCCCCGCCTCGGCTTCGCCGCCATGCAGGCGGAGGGCTTCGTGAACCTGGCCCTGCCGCTGCCGCGCTTCCTGCGCCGTCGTACGACCGCCCCGCGCCCGTGCCCCCACTCGGTGGCGGAACGGGACGTCCGCGCGGCTTGA